From one Streptomyces sp. SCSIO 30461 genomic stretch:
- the opcA gene encoding glucose-6-phosphate dehydrogenase assembly protein OpcA, producing the protein MKIDLTDTTSGKINKALVKGRRAIGTPAVGMVLTLVIVTDEENAYDALKAANDASREHPSRTLVVIKRVSRSPRDKAKARLDAEVRVGADAGTGETVVLRLYGEVADHANSVVLPLLLPDAPVVVWWPVHAPADPASDPLGALAQRRVTDTYACEQPIAELTARADAYTPGDTDLAWTRITPWRSMLAAALDQAPWKVTSVEVEGEEHNPSCELLAMWLADRLKVPVQRSVSTGPGLTSVRMDTKQGPIELGRSDGSVATLSIEGQPDRAVALKRRDTAELIAEELRRLDPDDIYASALRYGVDRLDIGSGELPGPAPAQAAAEGAAPRKKAAAKPPARKAASK; encoded by the coding sequence ATGAAGATCGACCTCACGGACACCACGTCAGGAAAGATCAACAAGGCTCTGGTGAAGGGACGCCGGGCAATCGGCACCCCGGCCGTCGGCATGGTGCTCACCCTGGTCATCGTCACCGACGAGGAGAACGCCTACGACGCGCTCAAGGCCGCCAACGACGCGTCCCGCGAGCACCCTTCACGCACCCTTGTGGTGATCAAGAGGGTCTCCCGGTCGCCGCGTGACAAGGCCAAGGCGCGTCTCGACGCGGAGGTGCGGGTCGGCGCCGACGCCGGCACCGGTGAGACGGTCGTACTGCGGCTGTACGGCGAGGTCGCCGACCACGCCAACTCGGTCGTGCTGCCGTTGCTGCTGCCGGACGCCCCGGTGGTGGTGTGGTGGCCGGTGCACGCACCGGCCGACCCGGCATCGGACCCGCTGGGCGCGTTGGCGCAGCGCCGGGTCACCGACACCTACGCCTGCGAGCAGCCGATCGCCGAGCTCACGGCCAGGGCCGACGCCTACACCCCGGGTGACACGGATCTGGCATGGACCCGGATCACCCCGTGGCGCTCGATGCTCGCCGCGGCACTGGACCAGGCGCCCTGGAAGGTGACCTCGGTCGAGGTGGAGGGCGAGGAGCACAACCCCAGCTGCGAGCTGCTCGCCATGTGGCTCGCCGACCGGCTCAAGGTGCCGGTGCAGCGCTCGGTTTCGACGGGCCCCGGACTGACCTCCGTGAGGATGGACACCAAGCAGGGCCCCATCGAGCTGGGCCGGTCCGACGGCTCCGTCGCCACCCTCTCCATCGAGGGCCAGCCGGACCGGGCGGTGGCACTGAAGCGGCGGGACACGGCGGAGCTGATCGCGGAGGAGCTGCGACGGCTCGACCCGGACGACATCTACGCCTCGGCGCTGCGGTACGGCGTCGACCGACTGGACATCGGTTCCGGCGAGCTTCCGGGGCCCGCTCCCGCGCAGGCCGCCGCGGAGGGAGCCGCGCCGCGGAAGAAGGCCGCGGCGAAGCCCCCGGCCAGGAAGGCGGCGTCGAAATGA
- the pgl gene encoding 6-phosphogluconolactonase has translation MSAPQLVVHRDKELMAQAAAARLITKIVDAQAARGSASVVLTGGRNGNGLLAALAAAPARDAIDWSRLELWWGDERFLPEGDPERNVTQARQVLLDSVPLDPSRVHPMPASDGPYGNDADTAAAAYAQELAAAAGPEHYRSAAAAAGGDVPTFDVLMLGVGPDTHVASLFPEHPGVRETERTVVGVHGAPKPPPTRISLTLPAIRAAREVWLLAAGDDKANAARIALSGAGEIQAPAAGAYGRARTLWLLDSAAASQLPRGLYPPASA, from the coding sequence ATGAGCGCTCCCCAGCTGGTCGTCCACCGCGACAAGGAGCTGATGGCGCAGGCCGCCGCGGCCCGGCTGATCACGAAGATCGTGGACGCCCAGGCCGCGCGCGGTTCGGCGTCGGTGGTCCTCACCGGCGGGCGCAACGGGAACGGCCTGCTGGCCGCACTGGCCGCCGCGCCTGCCCGGGACGCCATCGACTGGTCACGGCTGGAGCTGTGGTGGGGCGACGAGCGCTTCCTGCCGGAGGGCGACCCGGAGCGCAATGTCACCCAGGCCCGCCAGGTCCTGCTGGACTCGGTGCCGCTGGACCCGTCCCGGGTGCACCCGATGCCGGCGTCCGACGGCCCGTACGGCAATGACGCGGACACCGCGGCCGCGGCGTACGCGCAGGAGCTGGCGGCCGCCGCGGGTCCGGAGCACTATCGGTCAGCGGCTGCCGCCGCGGGCGGCGATGTGCCGACCTTCGACGTGCTGATGCTGGGCGTCGGCCCGGACACGCATGTCGCCTCCCTGTTCCCGGAGCATCCGGGGGTTCGGGAGACCGAGCGGACGGTGGTCGGCGTGCACGGCGCGCCCAAGCCGCCGCCCACCAGGATCTCGCTGACCCTTCCGGCGATCCGCGCAGCACGCGAGGTGTGGCTGCTCGCGGCGGGCGACGACAAGGCGAACGCGGCTCGGATCGCGCTGTCCGGCGCGGGTGAGATCCAGGCTCCGGCAGCCGGTGCGTACGGGCGGGCGAGGACGCTGTGGCTGCTCGACTCGGCCGCGGCGTCCCAGCTTCCGCGCGGGCTCTACCCACCGGCTTCGGCCTGA